A genomic region of Lycorma delicatula isolate Av1 chromosome 4, ASM4794821v1, whole genome shotgun sequence contains the following coding sequences:
- the LOC142323401 gene encoding uncharacterized protein LOC142323401: MFSEDLKGMIPTVLDCPRFKAVGDVTRKSRSDSCTTGSSSGGISNISGVSLNDSSSKSAGKHHNSVISDRVQTLSPIPSAGSLSTVKSSGHGQVRKSSFTANVSKRKSNSRLSHQDALGYATLRILHRGRRPLPATVPALSPLSPIELIAFQDLRQMSPLVRPRHSVNKPLMSEFEAHSVKLSHLLSEVGVSPTLPYQSSHSHITCPSGLPTPDDDTAWSGPCYMGICLPQRLAELFPDDDEEPRLPRTAAKETYNRQMTDSNIDPGYY; the protein is encoded by the exons atgttttcagaaGATCTGAAGGGTATGATTCCTACTGTACTTGATTGTCCTCGATTCAA GGCAGTAGGAGATGTAACCCGAAAAAGTCGATCAGATAGTTGTACAACCGGCAGTAGTAGCGGTGGTATTTCTAATATAAGTGGTGTTAGTTTAAATGATTCATCAAGCAAATCTGCTGGTAAACATCATAATTCAGTTATCAG TGATAGAGTTCAGACATTGAGCCCCATACCAAGTGCTGGCTCATTATCAACAGTGAAATCATCTGGCCATGGACAAGTTCGCAAATCTAGTTTTACTGCTAATgtatcaaaaagaaaaa GTAATTCTCGGCTAAGTCACCAGGATGCATTGGGTTACGCTACTCTGAGAATACTTCATAGAGGTCGTAGACCATTACCTGCTACAGTACCAGCATTATCTCCCCTTTCTCCTATTGAATTAATTGCTTTTCAGGATCTTCGACAAATGTCTCCTTTAGTACGCCCTAGACATTCTGTTAATAAGCCAct gatGTCTGAGTTTGAAGCTCATAGTGTAAAGCTAAGTCATCTATTAAGTGAAGTTGGAGTATCTCCTACTCTTCCATATCAAAGCAGCCATAGCCATATCACTTGTCCATCAGGTCTACCGACTCCag ATGATGATACTGCATGGAGCGGTCCTTGTTATATGGGAATTTGTTTACCTCAGAGGTTGGCAGAATTGTTTCCAGATGATGATGAAGAACCACGTTTACCTAGAACAGCTGCAAAAGAAACATACAATAGACAAATGACAGATTCTAATATCGATcctg